A stretch of the Archangium violaceum genome encodes the following:
- a CDS encoding cation:proton antiporter, giving the protein MHLEMTLIIGLMVAASSLAIAAKRVRIPYNVALVVGGLILSVGGILPGVPPLNPEVVFLLCLPLLLFEGGITADVANVRANLLPIATLATLGMVLAIAATGTALHFTLALAWGPALLLGAMLAVTDTVSILYAFRRAPVPRRLSGIMQGESLFNDGTALVAYAAIARVVVNGEGSLSLPLLGAKVLGATLGGLAIGLALALVAGFIIRHTKDPLAEIMVTTALAFAAYVVGEQLHLSGAIAAVTAGLGTGINLRRHVAPQSQVAIHSFWEYAAFGVNTFLFLSVGLTTRPETLVRYMPQTVLAVACVFAGRAVAIYLPFLLLRLARPSEAVPVRWQHVFVLGNIKGALSIGLALGLPEATPSRELLVAIAFGVTFLSLVIQGLMLTGILQRLGLFQEDPVAYAVAEQQARLIASRAARQELEQLHDQGLIPRAAYEHLRSDYQVGIANAERELRRLSEQHLAQGAKIVLATRRRLIDAERTALLEARRSGLIPEATAEAQLARLDERTLELEHVLSGAPEGEAGSERKAS; this is encoded by the coding sequence TTGCACCTTGAGATGACCCTCATCATCGGCCTGATGGTGGCCGCCAGCTCGCTCGCGATCGCCGCCAAGCGCGTGCGCATTCCGTACAACGTCGCGCTGGTGGTGGGAGGTCTGATCCTCTCCGTGGGGGGCATCCTTCCGGGCGTGCCGCCCCTCAACCCGGAGGTCGTCTTCCTCCTCTGTCTGCCGCTGCTGCTCTTCGAGGGCGGCATCACCGCGGACGTGGCCAACGTGCGCGCCAACCTCCTGCCCATCGCCACCCTGGCCACCCTGGGCATGGTGTTGGCCATCGCCGCCACCGGCACGGCGCTCCATTTCACCCTGGCGCTCGCCTGGGGGCCCGCGCTGCTGCTCGGGGCCATGCTCGCCGTCACCGACACCGTCTCCATCCTCTACGCATTCCGCCGCGCACCCGTGCCCCGGCGCCTCTCCGGCATCATGCAGGGCGAGAGCCTCTTCAATGACGGCACCGCGCTCGTGGCCTACGCGGCCATCGCCCGCGTGGTGGTGAACGGCGAGGGCTCGCTGTCCCTGCCGCTGCTCGGCGCCAAGGTGCTGGGGGCCACCCTGGGGGGACTGGCCATTGGCCTCGCCCTGGCGCTCGTGGCCGGCTTCATCATCCGCCACACGAAGGATCCACTCGCGGAGATCATGGTGACCACGGCACTGGCCTTCGCCGCCTACGTGGTGGGCGAGCAGCTGCACCTGTCGGGCGCCATCGCCGCGGTGACGGCAGGACTGGGCACGGGCATCAACCTGCGGCGCCACGTGGCCCCGCAGAGCCAGGTGGCCATCCACTCCTTCTGGGAGTACGCCGCCTTCGGGGTGAACACCTTCCTCTTCTTGTCGGTGGGGCTCACCACCCGGCCGGAGACGCTGGTGCGCTACATGCCCCAGACGGTGCTCGCGGTGGCGTGCGTCTTCGCCGGACGCGCGGTGGCCATCTACCTGCCCTTCCTGCTGCTGCGTCTGGCGCGCCCCTCCGAGGCCGTCCCGGTGCGCTGGCAGCACGTCTTCGTGCTCGGCAACATCAAGGGCGCGCTCTCCATCGGACTGGCGCTCGGCCTTCCGGAGGCCACGCCCTCGCGCGAGCTGCTGGTGGCCATCGCCTTCGGCGTCACCTTCCTGTCCCTGGTCATCCAGGGGTTGATGCTCACGGGCATCCTCCAGCGGCTCGGCCTCTTCCAGGAGGACCCCGTGGCCTACGCGGTGGCCGAGCAGCAGGCCCGCCTCATCGCCAGCCGCGCCGCGCGCCAGGAGTTGGAGCAGCTGCACGACCAGGGACTCATCCCCCGCGCGGCGTACGAGCACCTGCGCAGCGACTACCAGGTGGGCATCGCCAACGCCGAGCGCGAGCTGCGGCGGCTGAGCGAGCAACACCTGGCGCAGGGGGCGAAGATCGTGCTGGCCACGCGCCGCCGCCTCATCGACGCGGAGCGCACGGCCCTGTTGGAGGCCCGGCGCTCCGGCCTCATCCCCGAGGCCACCGCCGAGGCGCAGCTGGCCCGGTTGGACGAGCGCACGCTGGAGCTGGAGCACGTGCTGTCGGGGGCCCCGGAGGGCGAGGCGGGCAGCGAGAGGAAGGCGTCATGA
- a CDS encoding PQQ-dependent sugar dehydrogenase — MRTCLVLSTLLLLAVSSGCRRSQVKQLTAPDCILVEDGFGPNGTVPITVDVVAEGLEVPWGIAWLPGGDALVTERPGRIRLLRNGALQPAPVATVKISSTGESGLLGIAAHPDFSSNRLFYIYVTTDEGGSTRNRVERWTLSEDHATATFERVIFDGIPGAKYHDGGRIRFGPDGMLYVGTGDAREPDNAQSLNTPSGKLLRLTPDGQVPADNPFPGNPAFLLGVRNTQGFDWKDSDTLYFTDHGPSGDTLRRGHDEVSVVRKGDNLGWPTVYSCESSKGFITPSLTWDDAVPPGGAAIYTGTAIPEWKGSLLIGTLGSRHLHRVVFSPDNPRQVAQHEVYLRDQWGRLRETLMGPDGHLYVTTSNCDGRGDCEARKDVILRIRR, encoded by the coding sequence ATGCGCACCTGCCTCGTGCTCTCCACCCTGTTGTTGCTCGCCGTCTCCTCTGGCTGCCGCCGAAGCCAGGTGAAGCAACTGACCGCCCCCGACTGCATCCTCGTCGAGGATGGCTTCGGCCCCAACGGCACCGTGCCCATCACCGTCGACGTCGTCGCCGAAGGACTCGAAGTGCCCTGGGGCATCGCCTGGCTCCCGGGCGGCGATGCCCTCGTCACCGAGCGCCCCGGCCGCATCCGCCTGCTGCGCAACGGCGCGCTCCAGCCCGCTCCCGTCGCCACCGTGAAGATCTCCTCCACCGGAGAGAGCGGCCTGCTCGGCATCGCCGCCCATCCCGACTTCTCGAGCAACAGGCTGTTCTACATCTACGTGACCACCGACGAGGGCGGCTCGACACGCAACCGCGTGGAGCGCTGGACCCTCTCCGAGGACCACGCCACCGCCACCTTCGAGCGCGTCATCTTCGATGGAATTCCTGGGGCAAAATACCACGACGGCGGACGCATCCGCTTCGGCCCGGACGGCATGCTCTACGTGGGCACGGGCGACGCGCGCGAGCCGGACAACGCGCAGAGCCTGAACACGCCCTCGGGCAAGCTGCTGCGCCTCACGCCCGACGGACAGGTGCCCGCGGACAATCCCTTCCCGGGCAACCCCGCGTTCCTCCTCGGCGTGCGCAACACCCAGGGGTTCGACTGGAAGGACAGCGACACCCTCTACTTCACCGACCACGGGCCCAGCGGCGACACGCTGCGCCGCGGCCACGACGAGGTCAGCGTCGTGCGCAAGGGGGACAACCTGGGCTGGCCCACCGTCTACAGCTGCGAGTCCTCCAAGGGATTCATCACCCCATCACTCACCTGGGACGACGCGGTGCCCCCGGGCGGTGCCGCCATCTACACCGGTACCGCCATCCCCGAGTGGAAGGGCTCGCTGCTCATCGGCACGCTCGGCTCGCGGCACCTGCACCGCGTGGTCTTCTCCCCGGACAACCCCCGTCAGGTCGCCCAGCACGAGGTGTACCTGCGCGACCAGTGGGGACGTCTACGAGAGACCCTCATGGGCCCGGACGGCCATCTCTACGTCACCACGAGCAACTGCGATGGCCGTGGGGACTGCGAGGCGCGCAAGGACGTCATCCTGCGCATCCGCCGCTGA
- a CDS encoding NAD-binding protein, translated as MKIIIAGGGRVGGALAARLVAEHHHVTVVERDQNTCNRLFEDIGVVTVCGDANDPQVLESAGISGADIAAGVLARDAENLAFSTLVRSMSRARVMVRMLDSRYRQAYRLAGVNELVEEAEVVVAKMTTAIDFPQVAGSLPLAAGHAILFELEVSAKALVAGRTVAQVRGMPNFPRECVFIGVVDLEGRITLPDGNTTLRAGHTVILVARRAELARAVECLTLEPQRQEDTPLAEMLRKVDFLAPLSSEELTTVARGAEYLRKEAGEAIFKKGDAGETFYVVVSGQVNLLAEGGRLVEVVKPGGFFGEIALLTGEPRATSAVAGTVCELASVGRDDFRSVVMANPAIALEMSRILGQRLARMAQQDKGPQKRKGLFGR; from the coding sequence ATGAAGATCATCATCGCGGGCGGAGGACGGGTGGGCGGAGCGCTGGCGGCGAGGCTGGTGGCGGAGCACCACCACGTGACGGTGGTGGAGCGGGACCAGAACACCTGCAACCGGCTCTTCGAGGACATCGGCGTGGTGACGGTGTGCGGGGACGCCAATGATCCGCAGGTGCTGGAGTCGGCGGGCATCTCCGGCGCGGACATCGCGGCCGGGGTGCTGGCGCGAGACGCGGAGAACCTGGCCTTCTCCACGCTGGTGCGCTCCATGAGCCGCGCGCGCGTCATGGTGCGCATGCTGGACAGCCGCTACCGCCAGGCCTACCGGCTCGCCGGGGTGAACGAGCTGGTGGAGGAGGCCGAGGTGGTGGTGGCGAAGATGACCACGGCCATCGACTTCCCGCAGGTGGCGGGCTCGCTGCCGCTGGCGGCCGGGCACGCCATCCTCTTCGAGCTGGAGGTGAGCGCGAAGGCGCTGGTGGCGGGCCGCACGGTGGCGCAGGTGCGCGGCATGCCGAACTTCCCGCGCGAGTGCGTCTTCATCGGCGTGGTGGACCTGGAGGGCCGCATCACGCTGCCGGACGGGAACACGACGCTGCGCGCGGGGCACACCGTCATCCTCGTGGCGCGCCGCGCCGAGCTGGCCCGGGCCGTGGAGTGCCTCACCCTCGAGCCCCAGCGTCAGGAGGACACGCCGCTCGCCGAGATGCTGCGCAAGGTGGACTTCCTCGCGCCGCTGAGCTCCGAGGAGCTCACCACGGTGGCACGCGGCGCCGAGTACCTGCGCAAGGAGGCCGGAGAGGCCATCTTCAAGAAGGGCGACGCGGGGGAGACGTTCTACGTCGTCGTCTCCGGGCAGGTGAACCTGCTGGCCGAGGGTGGGCGTCTGGTGGAGGTGGTGAAGCCCGGAGGATTCTTCGGAGAGATCGCCCTGCTCACCGGCGAGCCCCGAGCCACCAGCGCCGTGGCCGGCACGGTGTGCGAGCTGGCCAGCGTGGGCCGTGATGACTTCCGCAGCGTGGTGATGGCCAACCCCGCCATCGCGTTGGAGATGAGCCGCATCCTCGGGCAGCGGCTGGCGAGGATGGCTCAGCAGGACAAGGGGCCCCAGAAACGAAAGGGCCTCTTCGGACGCTGA
- the glnA gene encoding type I glutamate--ammonia ligase, which produces MTTKTAKDVLAFAKEHGAQMVSLRFIDFIGRWRHFAVPLHELQEGIFEEGLGFDGSSIKGWLEIHNSDMLVMPDPNTAVMDPFTQTPTLVLLCNVSDPVTKEQYMRDPRNIASRAEKYLKSTGIADTAFFGPEAEFFIFDGVRYSTEPHHMFFEVDSIEGAWNTGREEPGGNLGYKPNFKDGYNALMPTDAHNDMRDEMCRILGEVGISVERQHHEVATAGQSEIDFRFDTLVKTADNLMWFKYVLKNVAARHGKTVTFMPKPLYGDNGSGMHTHQSLWKGGKPLFAGEGYAGMSEMALHYIGGILKHARALAALCNPTNNSYKRLVPGYEAPVNLAYSSRNRSASIRIPMFSASPKAKRLEFRSPDPSCNPYLAFAAQLMAGLDGIENKIDPGEPLDKDIYGLSPEELKDVPKMPGSLEEALDCLKKDHKFLLKGDVFSEDSLNSWIEQKQKEVDAIRLRPHPMEYQLYFDI; this is translated from the coding sequence ATGACCACCAAGACGGCGAAGGACGTGCTGGCGTTCGCGAAGGAGCACGGCGCGCAGATGGTGAGCCTGCGCTTCATCGACTTCATCGGTCGTTGGCGTCATTTCGCGGTACCCCTCCACGAGCTGCAGGAGGGCATCTTCGAGGAGGGCCTCGGCTTCGATGGCTCGTCCATCAAGGGTTGGTTGGAAATCCACAACTCCGACATGCTGGTGATGCCGGACCCGAACACCGCGGTGATGGATCCGTTCACGCAGACGCCCACGCTGGTGCTGCTGTGCAACGTGAGCGATCCCGTCACCAAGGAGCAGTACATGAGGGATCCGCGCAACATCGCCTCGCGCGCGGAGAAGTACCTCAAGAGCACGGGCATCGCGGACACGGCCTTCTTCGGCCCCGAGGCCGAGTTCTTCATCTTCGACGGCGTGCGCTACAGCACGGAGCCGCACCACATGTTCTTCGAGGTGGACTCCATCGAGGGCGCGTGGAACACGGGCCGCGAGGAGCCGGGCGGCAACCTGGGCTACAAGCCGAACTTCAAGGACGGCTACAACGCGTTGATGCCCACGGACGCGCACAACGACATGCGCGACGAGATGTGCCGCATCCTCGGTGAGGTGGGCATCAGCGTGGAGCGCCAGCACCACGAGGTGGCGACGGCGGGCCAGTCGGAGATCGACTTCCGCTTCGACACGCTGGTGAAGACGGCCGACAACCTGATGTGGTTCAAGTACGTGCTGAAGAACGTGGCGGCGCGGCACGGCAAGACGGTGACGTTCATGCCCAAGCCCCTGTACGGGGACAACGGCAGCGGTATGCACACGCACCAGTCGCTGTGGAAGGGCGGCAAGCCTCTGTTCGCGGGCGAGGGCTACGCGGGCATGAGCGAGATGGCGCTGCACTACATCGGCGGCATCCTCAAGCACGCGCGGGCGCTGGCGGCGCTGTGCAACCCGACGAACAACTCGTACAAGCGCCTGGTGCCGGGCTACGAGGCGCCGGTGAACCTGGCGTACTCCAGCCGCAACCGCAGCGCGTCCATCCGCATCCCCATGTTCAGCGCCAGCCCCAAGGCCAAGCGCCTGGAGTTCCGCTCGCCGGACCCGAGCTGCAACCCGTACCTGGCGTTCGCCGCGCAGCTCATGGCCGGCCTCGACGGCATCGAGAACAAGATCGACCCGGGCGAGCCGCTCGACAAGGACATCTACGGCCTGTCGCCCGAGGAGCTCAAGGACGTGCCGAAGATGCCGGGCTCGCTCGAGGAGGCGCTGGACTGCCTGAAGAAGGACCACAAGTTCCTGCTCAAGGGCGACGTCTTCAGCGAGGACTCGCTCAACAGCTGGATCGAGCAGAAGCAGAAGGAGGTGGACGCCATCCGCCTGCGTCCGCACCCCATGGAGTACCAGCTCTACTTCGACATCTGA
- a CDS encoding type 1 glutamine amidotransferase domain-containing protein — protein sequence MGRSVKVACLLGEGFEDSEFRKPYDALRQAGHVVDIIGTKAGEHLEGKQGKEDVKADKGIGDVRPEDYDLLFIPGGYSPDHLRHDTRFVDFVRAFDDARRPIAAVCHGPQLMMSAGIVHAGRKLTAWDTVQSDLRYTGAEVEDQPVVIDGNWVTSRKPDDLEQFSRAMLSAVQ from the coding sequence ATGGGTCGAAGCGTGAAGGTGGCGTGTCTGCTGGGAGAGGGCTTCGAGGACTCCGAGTTCCGCAAGCCCTATGACGCGCTGAGGCAGGCCGGGCATGTGGTGGACATCATCGGCACGAAGGCCGGGGAGCACCTCGAGGGCAAGCAGGGCAAGGAGGACGTGAAGGCGGACAAGGGCATCGGGGACGTGCGGCCCGAGGATTATGATCTGCTCTTCATCCCCGGTGGCTACTCGCCGGACCACCTGCGGCACGACACGCGCTTCGTGGACTTCGTGCGCGCCTTCGATGATGCCCGGCGCCCCATCGCGGCGGTGTGCCACGGGCCGCAGTTGATGATGTCGGCGGGCATCGTGCACGCGGGCCGCAAGCTGACGGCGTGGGACACGGTGCAGAGCGACCTGCGGTACACGGGCGCGGAGGTGGAGGACCAGCCGGTGGTCATCGACGGCAACTGGGTGACGAGCCGCAAGCCGGACGACCTGGAGCAGTTCAGCCGGGCCATGCTGAGCGCCGTCCAGTAG
- a CDS encoding DUF2314 domain-containing protein — protein sequence MPLLRAARLLSVLLLCLAPLAHAGKPGATPPAGTVFPSPLLHSQDITYSVVLYHPTPPKGDVVAEARKLLTSNHKKLAGTWKRGAPAPEVDVRSVPTEDIEHLEEYYLRYFARRLSDEERKRLMGARHATRLSFHVPFAKRNESLLEASRFAHQVAAEHGAFLWDAETREYFAPQHWKQERLDNWNGGVPFVQTHITVHVYGEDEDVRFITLGMVKLGLPDLVVEQVPRSMTQEMGVLINGVAQLLAEGLELSSDGTLNVDLARVKHVRARGQLEARTQKDARRSMKLRAIEARRDRGDPENHLLELSFPGSGTPHERQLAALDTLFGKKPDNITPVEPGDAELEAVARKARTRLNELRPRVEKGLHPPEQLMVKAGFRTDDGSSEHMWFEVTAWEKDRLRGTLANEPFGVSGLRRGSSVSVTLPEVDDYLYTRPDGTEEGGESSRILMRREEGR from the coding sequence ATGCCTCTCCTCCGCGCCGCGCGGCTGCTCAGTGTGCTGCTGCTGTGCCTCGCGCCCCTGGCCCACGCGGGCAAGCCGGGTGCCACGCCCCCGGCTGGAACCGTCTTCCCCTCCCCGCTGCTCCACTCGCAGGACATCACCTACTCGGTGGTGCTGTACCACCCCACCCCGCCCAAGGGCGACGTGGTGGCCGAGGCGCGCAAGCTGCTGACGTCGAACCACAAGAAGCTCGCCGGAACGTGGAAGCGCGGCGCTCCCGCCCCCGAGGTCGACGTACGGTCGGTCCCCACGGAGGACATCGAGCACCTCGAGGAGTACTACCTGCGCTACTTCGCCCGGAGGCTGAGCGACGAGGAGCGCAAGCGCCTGATGGGAGCCCGGCACGCCACGAGGCTGTCCTTCCACGTGCCGTTCGCCAAACGCAACGAGTCGCTCCTGGAGGCCTCGCGCTTCGCCCACCAGGTCGCCGCCGAGCACGGGGCCTTCCTGTGGGACGCCGAGACGCGCGAGTACTTCGCGCCCCAGCACTGGAAGCAGGAGCGGCTGGACAACTGGAACGGCGGCGTGCCCTTCGTGCAGACGCACATCACCGTGCACGTGTACGGCGAGGACGAGGACGTGCGCTTCATCACGCTCGGCATGGTGAAGCTCGGCCTGCCGGACCTCGTGGTGGAGCAGGTGCCGCGCTCGATGACCCAGGAGATGGGGGTGCTCATCAACGGCGTCGCGCAGCTGCTGGCCGAGGGGCTCGAGCTGTCCTCGGACGGGACGTTGAACGTGGACCTGGCGCGCGTGAAACACGTCCGGGCACGCGGCCAGCTCGAGGCCAGGACGCAGAAGGACGCGCGCCGGAGCATGAAGCTGCGAGCCATCGAGGCCAGGCGCGATCGGGGTGACCCGGAGAACCACCTGCTCGAGCTGTCCTTCCCGGGCAGCGGGACGCCGCACGAGCGGCAACTGGCGGCGCTCGACACGCTCTTCGGCAAGAAGCCCGACAACATCACCCCCGTCGAACCGGGAGACGCCGAGTTGGAGGCGGTGGCGCGCAAGGCCCGCACCCGGCTCAACGAGCTGCGGCCTCGCGTGGAGAAGGGGCTGCACCCTCCCGAGCAGCTGATGGTCAAGGCGGGCTTCCGCACCGATGACGGCAGCTCCGAGCACATGTGGTTCGAGGTCACCGCGTGGGAGAAGGATCGGCTGCGCGGCACGCTCGCCAACGAGCCCTTCGGGGTGAGCGGGCTGCGCCGCGGCTCGAGCGTGAGCGTCACCCTGCCGGAGGTGGACGACTACCTCTACACGCGCCCCGACGGGACCGAGGAGGGCGGCGAGAGTAGCCGCATCCTCATGCGCCGCGAAGAGGGACGTTGA